One stretch of Miscanthus floridulus cultivar M001 chromosome 18, ASM1932011v1, whole genome shotgun sequence DNA includes these proteins:
- the LOC136521519 gene encoding xyloglucan endotransglucosylase/hydrolase protein 22-like: MMMMRPGALVAFVAVACLASIAHGGNFYQDTEMTWGQGRGKVVDGGRGLDLTLDKTSGSGFQSKNQYLFGKIDMQIKLVPGNSAGTVTTFYLSSAGSAHDEIDFEFLGNVSGEPYTLHTNVFTQGQGQREQQFRLWFDPTKGFHTYSVVWNPQHVIFAVDGTPIRDFKNQEARGVAFPRTQPMRLYASLWNADDWATQGGRVKADWTQAPFVASFRGFSADACVWANGKQQCPVGAMEAAAGGGRRGSWWNQQLSDMSYRRMRWVQRKFMIYNYCTDAKRFPQGVPAECKLR, translated from the coding sequence atgatgatgatgaggccaggGGCACTAGTTGCCTTCGTGGCGGTGGCGTGCTTAGCGTCCATCGCACACGGCGGCAACTTCTACCAGGACACGGAGATGACGTGGGGGCAAGGTCGAGGAAAGGTGGTGGACGGCGGGCGCGGGCTGGACCTGACCCTGGACAAGACCTCCGGCTCCGGGTTCCAGTCCAAGAACCAGTACCTCTTCGGCAAGATCGACATGCAGATCAAGCTGGTGCCCGGCAACTCCGCGGGCACCGTCACCACCTTCTACCTCTCCTCCGCCGGCAGCGCGCACGACGAGATCGACTTCGAGTTCCTCGGCAACGTCTCCGGCGAGCCCTACACGCTGCACACCAACGTGTTCACCCAGGGCCAAGGGCAGAGGGAGCAGCAGTTCCGGCTCTGGTTCGACCCCACCAAGGGCTTCCACACCTACTCGGTGGTGTGGAACCCGCAGCACGTGATCTTCGCGGTGGACGGCACGCCGATCCGGGACTTCAAGAACCAGGAGGCGCGCGGGGTGGCGTTCCCGCGGACGCAGCCGATGAGGCTGTACGCGAGTCTCTGGAACGCCGACGACTGGGCCACGCAGGGCGGGCGCGTCAAGGCGGACTGGACGCAGGCGCCGTTCGTGGCGTCGTTCCGTGGGTTCAGCGCCGACGCCTGCGTCTGGGCTAACGGCAAGCAGCAGTGCCCCGTCGGCGCCATGGAGGCTGCGGCCGGGGGAGGGCGACGCGGCAGCTGGTGGAACCAGCAGCTTAGTGACATGAGCTACCGCCGCATGCGCTGGGTGCAGAGGAAGTTCATGATCTACAACTACTGCACCGATGCCAAGCGGTTCCCGCAGGGCGTGCCCGCCGAGTGCAAGCTCCGGTGA